AAAAAAAGGATGGGGAACTACCAATGCTTCTTTGGTAGTAAAAGCTTCCCTGGCTCCCTGAAATAATGTGGATGAGGGCCGGACTCAGAGGTAGGctaacctgaattcaaatccagactcaggcaTTTACTGACTCAGACCATGGGCATtttaaatcacttaccctctcttGGCCAGTGCTTTGGGAATATGAATCTGGTAACCATGTGGAAGATGAATTGTAGTGAAGGAGATTGGGGGCAAGGAGACCAGTTAGGACATTATTGCAGTAGTCCACTCAGAAGGTGTTGAGGTTCTTACTAGGAGCAGAGAGAAGGGGACGGATATAGCAGATAATGATAATGCCAATAGCTAACACCTGTCTagatcctactatgtgccaagcactatgctaagggctTTTTGATGATTATTTCATTGTATCCCCACAACAATTtggggaggcaggtgctattattaatctcattttgcaattgaggaaactgcaagaggtaaagtgacttccccagagtcatacaggaagtatctaaggcaagatttgaactcgggttccCCTGAGTCTAGGCCTGGTGTTCACATCTATAGCATCAGCTAGCTGCCTCATGTTGCAATCAACAGGATCTGGTAACTCTATGTGAAAGGTAAGAGAATGAATAATTAAATGTAAccctaaagaatttttttttagattaagtGTACTTTGTATCTACctgtgtcatatatatatatatatatctttatacacaTTTTCTTATATTACATTAGCTGTAAATTTCCTAAGGGgctattttcaattttatattcccagtagttagcacagtgctggcacacagtagatgcttaataaagtaCACTGAACTCACAATttaaaaacctgagttcagattctagcTCTCCCTTTCCATGtctctgaccctgggcaataAAGTGCTGTTGGGGCAGCCGCCCTGGGCGTAGATGGGATGATTATTATTGGGCCTCTTTTACAAAGAGGAAATAGAGGTGCTGACAGGATTATTGACTTGCCTATGATGATAGCTGGTAGAAAGTCACATAAGTGTAGTTTCCTCCTGTAAAAATCAATTGATTGgaccacctacctcacagggttgtcatgAACAAGGGCTTGGTAGACTTAAAAACATTGTATAAATATGAGCTCTTGTCATTATTAAGATGATTCTGGGAGTGGTAGAAAGATCTATCTTGGGAGAATGAGAGTGATAAGAGCAGTTTGATTGCTGCAGTAGACCAAGTGGACCTGGGCTGAGGTGCTATCGGTGagatagaaaaaggagaagaaagacctAAGTATGATATGGCTGAGGAGGAATCAACAGGACTTGGGGTCTGATTATATAAAGAGGTAAGTAAAAGCACAAGTCAGAGAGGCCCTCAAGTTACGGACTTGGGAAATTCCATGAACAGTGAATAATGCCCCCAGAGAAATAGTGTAATCCAAAGGAAGTGTAGGGTTGGGGGAAAGATAGCAAGCtaaattttggacatgttgaatttgggTGCCAGCCTGACTTCCAGGTACAAATGCCCTTAAGGCAGCTGCAGCACTGCAGGGCTGGGACTCTGAAAGAAGGTCAGAACTAGAGGTACAGATTTCAGGTGCATCTTCATCAGAGGGGTAGTCAAAGTTTTGGAGGTAAATATTGCCAACggggaaaagaagaaagcccAGGGCAGATCCTTGAGAGTAGCCACATTAagtaattatgaaaaaaatgaaaaaccagtgaagagagagaaaaaagttgtAAAAGAAACAGGATAACCTAGAAAGTGTAGAGTTGCCCCAGCCACACAGGTTCACAGTTTCCCcatgtataaaataaaggagattggaccagatggtctctgATGCCTTCGAGCTCTAGAGCTGGGACTCTGTGATTTCTGGAGTAGATCAGGTTCCTTAACTTGGCAtcctggatagatttcagggggttgGTGAATTCAGGTGTGAAAAAAGACAacatcatttttgttttaattaacctctaattgaaatttagcattttctttggTGATTTTAATACAGTATTCTGAGGAGGGTTCCCTGGTCTTCACCAGATTGTCAAAAGGGATTGTGATACCAAATGGTTAGGAATTTTTGGTgtatcaggcagctaggtggcttaagtggattcagagccagccATAGAAATGGGAATTctttggttcaaatgtggcctcagacacttcctagctgtgtgaccctggggaagtcacttaacttctattgtcTATCCTTAggccaatatttagtattgattccaaggaaggtgaggatttaaaaaaaaaaagaattcttggtGAATAGTGGCAAAAACACCAtatagaaaaaacacagaagagaGGAACCCAGAAAAGTCTCTTGGATTTGGCAGATCAGAAATTAATTGGTGACTGTGGTCAGGACAAATTCAAGTGTTTGGTGGTGTAAATTTTAGATTGacttcaccctgcttagtctttggaattttagcaaccaggaatgtatacacccccactcaaggattaagtattggggaggaaggcctatgaccagcatgtgctagcaagagacaaatcagaagcaactgactgacccactgggctgtcctaagccaaacttaagccaccattggtacatgtgagatacaggaagtaatgtaaagaactgcctatatattttgtatcacttcctgtgattGCTATCTCCTGGTGTTGGGAGCTCTGGGCGCCGTTTTGGCGTGCTTGTGGCATTTGGCTCTATggcgtggtttaggtgaggcatcttccctgagtggccttggtgagtggtaaggctgattcctcctttccttgacctactgaaaagcactatcctcctaggaggcccctcatctcggggGAGGCCTCGTGGCTAGAAGCccagctagatttaatcttctgagaaggttccttggctgaggcctctgaactccccttggcttaggctaggccggagaaatcttataccctttcctctctctcttcgtcttaatttcttcctactattgcaattaaaccaccataaaaaaaaacccaaactgacttgagtattgtattgggattgaatttaaatccctggtgaccactaatataatatattcagtcaacaactctaattttacccttaatagTCGAGGATTCACTTCACCAAATATGAGGTGCCTGTTGTGTGCTAAGCTCTGATTGAGgcactgaggacacaaagacaaaaacagaataTCCTTGCTTGCCTCCGAGACACTTTCTGTTTTACAGGTATATGAAAGCTAAGATCCCTGGCAGATTCAGGAAAGACTGCAGGGAGAGATAGTAAGGACTTAGAAGAATTCAGCATAGAGGTGTTTCAAAGTAGGCtttttatttctcaaaataaatTTGTGACTGtagatatgtttttaaaaatccgtAAGAATAAGAAATTTCACAAGCAATCAAGGCTTTAAAAGGCTAAAGATAAATTTGAATTCTATGTGGAAAATAATGTAGCAAaagaatttctaaaataaaaaaaccccCAGTAACTCAAAAATTTACTTTCTCAAATAGGAGAATCTTTGTTTAAATCTGAAATTCTACAAAATGAGAATAGTTTTATATATAGTTGTTCATTAGTCTTGACAAATGATATTGAAGCTAGCTATGTGCCTCCTAGTTGGTGTTCCATGGAAGCAAGTCCAAGGGGTTCTCCATATTCCCTATATGGGTGATtcgtttttgttttaaatttcattcTTGTTAGAGAGTGTATCACATGGACTTCTGGAGGTGAATGTTTTTGAGAAGTTTGACCTTGAAGCAGTAGGAAGACATGCCCTCTGTTCTAATGTTCTCTCATCTGTGCTTTTATAGATGACACTGTATCTCACCTTCCCGGTGGCCATGTTCTGGATCTCCAACCAAGCTGAATATTTTGAGGAATATGTCATCCGGCGCAAGGTATCCTAGGCTTGGTATAGAGGGGCCAATGAATAGGGAATGTATTCTGGTCCCTATATCCTGTGGCCTTAGAAGCCAGACTTACAGTGCCTCCCTAGATGATGGTTGTATCTAGTGAGGCATTGAAATGCCCTTGGACTGGGAGTCTGGAGACTTAGATTCTTTTGCTAGTTTTGCTGTCGATCTATGCTGTGGCCATTTTAAACAATAAGTGGGCTGGATGCCATGGGCTCTGAGACCCCTTCTTGCTCTGATATTTAGTGCCAATCACACCTTCAACCATGTTCATCCAAACagaataaatattggaggaaagATGTCTTGCTTGATATAGAACTCTCTCTATGAGTGGTCAAGTGTCCTAAGAGGACTCTCTTGCCTAGAAAGGGacactattttcctttctcttctgacCCTACTGGGGGTGGTGGTAGTGGGGGGGAATGCTATGCCTGTCCCTGGTCTTCTCTCTGACCTCCAGCAACTTCTTCTCTTTCTGCAGCGGGAGATCTTCCCTCCGGAGCGAGAAGACCAGGTGAATCTTTGAGTT
This sequence is a window from Monodelphis domestica isolate mMonDom1 chromosome 3, mMonDom1.pri, whole genome shotgun sequence. Protein-coding genes within it:
- the LOC100026950 gene encoding protein PET100 homolog, mitochondrial, which codes for MGVKLEVFRMTLYLTFPVAMFWISNQAEYFEEYVIRRKREIFPPEREDQRRELEEFKERMRKQREERLLRTAQQ